The following are encoded in a window of Acidobacteriota bacterium genomic DNA:
- a CDS encoding YihA family ribosome biogenesis GTP-binding protein, producing MKPLNCEFITSARNPSGFPDVVLPEAAFVGRSNVGKSSLINAVLRRKNLAKVSATPGKTRLVNYFVVNGSFYVVDLPGYGYARAGREEKESWGAMVEGYLGQKHRPKLLCMLVDSRRPPTELDEVMKAWLDRLEVPHLVVATKVDKLSGNERARNLADLRRRFPGASLIPFSAVTGTGRQELLGRILGFVRNIKGSPAGEPHPE from the coding sequence ATGAAACCGTTGAACTGCGAATTCATCACCAGTGCCCGGAACCCTTCCGGATTCCCGGACGTCGTCCTCCCGGAGGCCGCGTTCGTGGGCCGGTCCAACGTGGGGAAGTCGTCGCTGATCAACGCGGTCCTTCGGCGGAAGAACCTGGCGAAGGTGAGCGCGACGCCGGGGAAGACCCGCCTGGTGAACTACTTCGTGGTGAACGGCTCTTTCTATGTCGTCGACCTCCCCGGGTACGGCTACGCCCGGGCCGGCCGGGAGGAGAAGGAATCCTGGGGGGCCATGGTGGAAGGCTACCTGGGGCAGAAGCACCGCCCCAAGCTGCTCTGCATGCTCGTGGACTCCCGGCGCCCCCCCACGGAACTCGACGAGGTGATGAAGGCGTGGCTCGACCGTCTCGAGGTCCCGCACCTGGTGGTTGCCACCAAGGTGGACAAACTCTCGGGAAACGAGCGCGCGCGCAACCTGGCGGACCTGCGCCGGCGGTTCCCCGGCGCCTCCCTGATCCCGTTTTCCGCGGTGACCGGCACGGGGAGGCAGGAATTGCTCGGCCGGATTCTCGGATTCGTTCGCAACATCAAGGGGTCGCCCGCGGGCGAACCCCACCCTGAATAA
- a CDS encoding ATP-dependent Clp protease ATP-binding subunit produces MFERYTEKARRVIFFARYEASLLGSGIIDTEHVLLGLIREDKRILRYFPAGESAADAIRKGVESHIRLREKVPTSIEIPLSNEVKRVLNNAVEESEQLGHKVVSTDHILLGLLREKQTLAGRILYEQGVRVSAIREHLSAPAGQDENGKQKKKRETPLVQDFSRDLTEKAFRNELDPLIGREREVERLIQILCRRTKNNPVLIGEPGVGKTAIVEGLAQRIVDGKVPPFLSSKRIIALDLSLIVAGTKYRGQFEERLKGLMKELTDNRDFIVFIDELHTIVGAGSAEGSLDAANILKPALSRGEVQCIGSTTPAEYRKTIEKDRSLERRFQPIQIAAPSEEDSLRVLLGIKERYENFHGLTYTDNAVETAVRLSSRFIPDRFLPDKAIDVLDEAGARVKLRLADIPDEVYQAQRQVDELQILVSECIKRHEFEEAARLKKDLLKFQRELENTRLRSGADLDLPPVVRREDIEDVVARWTGIPVNQIKEEEIQKLLRIEEELHRRIVRQDEAISSLAKAIRRNRAGLKSPNRPVGSFLFLGPTGVGKTEVAKRLAEFLFGSEQALVRVDMSEYMEKHSVAKLIGSPPGYVGHEEGGQLTERIKRNPYAVILLDEIEKAHYDVFNILLQVMEDGRLTDSLGNRADFRNVILIMTSNLGAEHLSRRSGLGFSASSQADWKKGEDMIRSEVKKIFRPEFLNRLDEIIFFKPLETEDLRQIVHLLAGDLSANLGHRDIRLHLQDAVVDFIIEVTCKDRSYGARPLRRAIQKHLEDPLSERIIRGEIPEHATVEAGIADDVITFRTLVSPPVPEEPVPAADSAQ; encoded by the coding sequence ATGTTCGAGCGGTACACGGAAAAAGCGCGGCGGGTGATCTTCTTCGCCCGGTACGAGGCCAGCCTCCTCGGGAGCGGCATCATCGACACCGAGCACGTCCTGCTGGGCCTCATCCGGGAGGACAAGCGCATCCTCCGCTACTTCCCGGCGGGCGAGAGCGCGGCCGACGCCATCCGCAAGGGCGTGGAAAGCCACATCCGCCTGCGCGAGAAGGTGCCCACCTCCATCGAGATCCCCCTGTCCAACGAGGTGAAGCGCGTCCTCAACAACGCCGTGGAGGAGTCGGAGCAGCTCGGCCACAAGGTGGTCAGCACCGACCACATCCTGCTGGGGCTCCTGCGCGAGAAGCAGACCCTGGCGGGCCGCATCCTCTACGAGCAGGGCGTGCGGGTCTCCGCCATCCGGGAGCACCTGTCCGCCCCGGCCGGGCAGGACGAGAACGGGAAGCAGAAGAAGAAGCGCGAAACGCCCCTGGTGCAGGATTTCTCCCGGGACCTGACCGAGAAGGCCTTCCGCAACGAACTGGACCCGCTGATCGGCCGGGAGCGCGAGGTGGAGCGGCTCATCCAGATCCTCTGCCGGCGCACCAAGAACAACCCCGTCCTGATCGGCGAGCCGGGCGTGGGAAAAACCGCCATCGTGGAGGGCCTGGCCCAGCGCATCGTCGACGGGAAGGTCCCGCCCTTCCTCTCCAGCAAGCGCATCATCGCCCTCGACCTCTCCCTCATCGTGGCCGGCACCAAGTACCGGGGCCAGTTCGAGGAACGGCTCAAGGGGCTGATGAAGGAACTCACCGACAACCGCGACTTCATCGTCTTCATCGACGAGCTTCACACCATCGTGGGCGCCGGGTCCGCCGAGGGCTCCCTGGACGCGGCCAACATCCTCAAGCCCGCCCTGTCCCGGGGGGAGGTCCAGTGCATCGGCTCCACCACCCCCGCGGAGTACCGGAAGACCATCGAGAAGGACCGCTCCCTGGAGCGGCGTTTCCAGCCCATCCAGATCGCGGCGCCCAGCGAGGAGGACTCGCTGCGCGTCCTTCTGGGCATCAAGGAGCGCTACGAGAACTTCCACGGCCTGACCTACACCGACAACGCGGTGGAGACCGCCGTCCGCCTCTCCAGCCGCTTCATCCCGGACCGCTTCCTGCCCGACAAGGCCATCGACGTGCTGGACGAGGCCGGCGCCCGCGTCAAGCTCCGGCTCGCGGACATCCCCGACGAGGTCTACCAGGCCCAGCGGCAGGTGGACGAACTGCAGATCCTGGTGTCCGAGTGCATCAAGCGGCACGAGTTCGAGGAGGCGGCCCGCCTCAAGAAGGACCTGCTGAAGTTCCAGCGGGAGCTGGAAAACACCCGTCTCCGGAGCGGGGCCGACCTCGATCTCCCGCCCGTGGTCCGCCGGGAGGACATCGAGGACGTCGTCGCCCGCTGGACCGGGATCCCCGTCAACCAGATCAAGGAGGAGGAGATCCAGAAGCTCCTCCGGATCGAGGAGGAGCTCCACCGGCGCATCGTCCGCCAGGACGAGGCCATCTCCTCGCTGGCCAAGGCCATCCGGCGCAACCGGGCGGGCCTGAAGAGCCCGAACCGCCCCGTGGGTTCCTTCCTGTTCCTCGGCCCGACGGGCGTCGGGAAGACGGAGGTCGCCAAGCGGCTCGCCGAGTTCCTCTTCGGCTCGGAGCAGGCGCTCGTCCGCGTCGACATGTCGGAGTACATGGAGAAGCACTCCGTGGCCAAGCTGATCGGGTCACCCCCGGGGTACGTGGGCCACGAGGAGGGAGGGCAGCTCACGGAGCGCATCAAGCGAAACCCGTACGCGGTGATCCTGCTGGACGAGATCGAAAAGGCCCACTACGACGTCTTCAACATCCTCCTTCAGGTCATGGAGGACGGGCGCCTCACCGACTCCCTGGGCAACCGGGCGGACTTCCGCAACGTCATCCTCATCATGACCTCCAACCTCGGGGCGGAGCACCTGAGCCGGCGCTCCGGCCTGGGCTTCTCCGCCTCCTCCCAGGCCGACTGGAAGAAGGGCGAGGACATGATCCGCTCGGAGGTGAAGAAGATCTTCCGGCCGGAGTTCCTCAACCGCCTGGACGAGATCATCTTCTTCAAGCCCCTGGAGACGGAGGACCTGCGGCAGATCGTCCACCTGCTGGCCGGCGATCTCAGCGCCAACCTGGGCCACCGGGACATCCGCCTCCACCTCCAGGACGCGGTGGTGGACTTCATCATCGAGGTGACCTGCAAGGACCGCTCCTACGGGGCGCGTCCCCTGCGGCGAGCCATCCAGAAGCACCTCGAGGACCCGCTCTCGGAGCGGATCATCCGGGGGGAGATCCCCGAGCACGCCACCGTCGAGGCCGGCATCGCCGACGACGTCATCACCTTCCGAACCCTCGTCTCCCCCCCCGTCCCCGAAGAGCCCGTACCCGCCGCCGACTCCGCTCAGTGA
- a CDS encoding S9 family peptidase: MRTVITLFALAVLCGVVAVAAAAQPPVVPLRDFFKNPQAALFKISPSGKYLACLKPYQNRLNIFVQEVGGKESARLTGVTDRDIPFFGWKTDNLLIFVKDSGGDENFHLFSVGRDGKETRDLTPFPGVKANVIDPLFYDDDAVIVGLNKRNPALFDAYRLDLRTGELALLAENPGNITGWTADHAGVIRAATATDGVNTTLLYRETEGDPFKPVVTTTFKETLQPLFFTFDNRNLYALSNLGRDRTAVVIFDPRTGKESDLLFAHPFVDVSGLTWSRKRKVLTGVEFTDWKQQWVPLDEEYAQVYEELRRRLPEGEIDLASVSRSEDMVTLALSSDRNPGHYYLFDRTTGKLEDLGSSTPWLKETEMAAMKPVRFTARDGLTLHGYLTLPVGRDPKNLPVVLNPHGGPWHRDEWGFNPEIQFLANRGYAVLQVNFRGSTGYGRKFWEASFKQWGKAMQDDLTDGVKWLVSQGIADPKRVAIYGGSYGGYATLAGLTFTPELYACGVDYVGVSNLFTFMKTIPPYWKPYLEMMYEMVGHPEKDKDLLTSASPVFHVDRIKVPLLVAQGAKDPRVNIDESNQIVEALKKRGVTVEYLVKDNEGHGFHNEENRFAFYEAMEAFLAKHLGAR; this comes from the coding sequence ATGAGAACCGTCATCACCCTTTTCGCTCTGGCCGTACTCTGCGGTGTCGTTGCCGTCGCCGCCGCCGCGCAGCCCCCCGTCGTCCCCCTGCGCGACTTCTTCAAGAACCCCCAGGCAGCCCTGTTCAAAATCTCCCCCAGCGGGAAATACCTCGCCTGCCTGAAGCCTTACCAGAACCGCCTGAACATCTTCGTCCAGGAGGTCGGCGGGAAGGAGTCGGCCCGCCTCACCGGCGTGACCGACCGCGACATCCCCTTCTTCGGCTGGAAGACGGACAACCTGCTGATCTTCGTCAAGGACAGCGGGGGCGACGAAAACTTCCACCTCTTCTCGGTGGGCCGGGACGGGAAGGAAACCCGTGACCTGACCCCGTTCCCGGGCGTGAAGGCCAACGTGATCGACCCCCTGTTTTACGACGACGACGCCGTCATCGTCGGCCTCAACAAGCGGAACCCGGCGCTGTTCGACGCCTACCGCCTCGACCTGCGGACCGGCGAACTGGCCCTGTTGGCCGAGAACCCCGGCAACATCACCGGGTGGACCGCCGACCACGCCGGCGTGATCCGGGCGGCCACGGCCACCGACGGCGTCAACACCACCCTTCTCTATCGCGAGACAGAGGGGGACCCCTTCAAGCCGGTCGTCACCACCACCTTCAAGGAGACCCTGCAGCCGCTCTTCTTCACCTTCGACAACCGCAACCTGTACGCCCTGTCGAACCTCGGCCGCGATCGCACCGCGGTGGTCATTTTCGACCCTCGGACCGGGAAGGAAAGCGACCTCCTCTTCGCCCACCCCTTCGTGGACGTGTCGGGCCTGACCTGGTCCCGCAAGCGAAAGGTCCTCACCGGCGTCGAATTCACCGACTGGAAGCAGCAGTGGGTCCCCCTGGACGAGGAGTACGCCCAGGTGTACGAGGAACTCCGCCGCCGGCTCCCCGAGGGGGAGATCGACCTGGCGTCCGTCAGCCGCTCGGAGGACATGGTGACCCTCGCCCTCTCCTCCGACCGCAACCCGGGGCACTACTACCTCTTCGACCGCACGACCGGCAAGCTGGAGGACCTGGGCTCTTCCACGCCCTGGCTGAAGGAAACGGAGATGGCCGCCATGAAACCCGTCCGCTTCACCGCCCGGGACGGGCTGACGCTCCACGGCTACCTCACCCTCCCCGTCGGCCGCGACCCGAAAAACCTGCCGGTGGTTCTCAACCCGCACGGGGGGCCCTGGCACCGCGACGAATGGGGGTTCAACCCCGAGATCCAGTTCCTGGCCAACCGGGGCTACGCGGTGCTGCAGGTCAACTTCCGGGGCTCCACCGGCTACGGCCGGAAATTCTGGGAAGCCTCCTTCAAGCAGTGGGGCAAGGCCATGCAGGACGACCTCACCGACGGTGTGAAGTGGCTGGTCTCTCAGGGGATCGCCGACCCGAAGCGCGTCGCCATCTACGGGGGAAGCTACGGGGGCTACGCCACGTTGGCCGGCCTCACCTTCACCCCCGAGCTCTACGCCTGCGGCGTGGACTACGTGGGCGTGTCCAACCTCTTCACCTTCATGAAGACCATCCCCCCCTACTGGAAGCCCTACCTGGAGATGATGTACGAGATGGTGGGCCACCCGGAGAAGGACAAGGACCTCCTGACGTCGGCTTCCCCCGTCTTCCACGTGGACCGGATCAAGGTGCCGCTCCTGGTGGCCCAGGGCGCCAAGGACCCCCGGGTGAACATCGACGAGTCCAACCAGATCGTGGAAGCCCTGAAAAAGCGCGGGGTGACCGTCGAGTACCTGGTGAAGGACAACGAGGGCCACGGGTTCCACAACGAAGAGAACCGCTTCGCCTTCTACGAGGCCATGGAGGCCTTCCTGGCCAAACACCTCGGCGCGAGGTAG
- a CDS encoding DUF4416 family protein, giving the protein MGIIGKPADVRFFCGVLLNRDLAWETVRELLERELGAIGEESPAYPFDSTDYYRDETGDRVDRRFVTFRSLAAPDTLADLKIRTNRLEEGLATSLGSPWPRPVNLDPGYVEPAKLVLASTKNFYHRVYLRDGIWAEVTLHFQAGAWRTFPWTFPDFAAETYHGFFREIREQYRRELRALRKPPRRTEENHEPHEPHEQP; this is encoded by the coding sequence ATGGGGATCATCGGAAAACCCGCCGACGTCCGGTTTTTCTGCGGGGTCCTGCTGAACCGGGACTTGGCGTGGGAGACGGTCCGGGAGTTGCTGGAGCGCGAACTGGGCGCCATCGGGGAGGAATCCCCCGCCTACCCCTTCGATTCCACGGATTACTACCGGGACGAGACCGGGGACCGGGTCGACCGGCGCTTCGTGACGTTCCGTTCTCTCGCGGCGCCGGACACACTGGCCGACCTGAAGATCCGGACCAACCGCCTCGAAGAGGGACTGGCCACGAGCCTGGGCTCGCCCTGGCCGCGCCCCGTGAACCTGGACCCCGGTTACGTGGAGCCGGCCAAGCTCGTGCTGGCCAGCACCAAGAACTTCTACCACCGGGTCTACCTGCGGGACGGGATCTGGGCCGAGGTCACCCTCCACTTCCAGGCCGGGGCGTGGCGGACTTTCCCCTGGACCTTCCCCGACTTCGCCGCGGAGACCTACCACGGCTTTTTCCGGGAAATCCGGGAGCAGTACCGGCGGGAACTCCGGGCGTTGCGAAAGCCGCCCCGCAGAACGGAAGAGAACCACGAACCCCACGAACCACACGAACAGCCGTAG
- a CDS encoding radical SAM protein has protein sequence MKALLVNPWIEDFAAYDLWARPLGLLHVGAMLEAAGAGVALIDVVARETAGGTARFRGTGKYRSEPIEKPACLAWVPRGFHRYGMSEGDFLERLDAVPEPDLVLVTCLMSYWYGGAFRAAALLRRRFPRARVLLGGVYAAVCQGHARKSGRFDAVLPEKDPAALARALSEWTGLEISPGFPPHPAYHLYGRPLRHAAMITGVGCPYRCTYCAAHVLYPSMLRKPVSVLISELENILRTTGSRDVAFYDDALLEDAGRHILPFFEEVARRGLPVRFHLPNAVHPRKLDTHLCGAMKRAGVTTLRLGFESLSAAFEARSSRKVDRASAERGVEKLFAAGFSSRDVGAYLLFGVPGLPAEGILDDIRSVNAMGLKVSLASYSPIPGTPDFEAAAAEWPELRDEPLLHNNTLTMARHAEAYREARRLADSLNGALQREK, from the coding sequence GTGAAAGCCCTCCTCGTCAACCCCTGGATCGAGGACTTCGCCGCCTACGACCTCTGGGCGCGCCCCCTGGGGCTCCTCCACGTCGGGGCGATGCTGGAGGCCGCCGGCGCCGGGGTTGCGCTGATCGACGTCGTCGCCCGGGAGACGGCGGGGGGCACCGCGCGCTTCCGGGGGACGGGGAAGTACCGGTCCGAACCCATCGAAAAACCGGCCTGCCTGGCCTGGGTGCCGAGAGGGTTCCACCGGTACGGAATGTCCGAGGGCGACTTCCTCGAGCGGCTCGACGCCGTGCCGGAGCCCGACCTGGTGCTGGTGACCTGCCTGATGAGCTACTGGTACGGCGGGGCCTTTCGCGCGGCCGCCCTGCTGAGACGTCGCTTCCCCCGGGCGCGCGTGCTGCTGGGCGGGGTGTACGCGGCCGTGTGTCAGGGGCACGCCCGCAAGTCCGGCCGCTTCGACGCGGTGCTTCCCGAGAAGGACCCGGCCGCCCTCGCGCGGGCGCTTTCCGAATGGACGGGGCTCGAGATTTCCCCCGGGTTCCCCCCGCACCCCGCCTACCACCTCTATGGGCGGCCGCTGCGCCACGCGGCGATGATCACCGGGGTCGGGTGCCCGTACCGCTGCACGTATTGCGCCGCTCACGTTTTGTACCCATCCATGCTTCGCAAGCCGGTGAGTGTCCTGATCTCCGAACTGGAGAACATCCTGCGGACCACCGGCAGCCGGGACGTCGCGTTCTACGACGACGCCCTCCTGGAAGACGCCGGTCGGCACATCCTCCCGTTCTTCGAGGAAGTGGCGCGGCGCGGGCTCCCTGTCCGGTTCCATCTCCCCAATGCCGTCCACCCCCGAAAGCTGGACACTCACCTTTGCGGGGCGATGAAGCGGGCGGGGGTGACCACGCTCCGGCTGGGCTTCGAGAGCCTGTCGGCCGCGTTCGAGGCGCGCTCGTCCCGGAAAGTGGACCGCGCCTCGGCGGAACGCGGCGTGGAAAAGCTCTTCGCCGCCGGTTTCTCCTCCCGGGACGTGGGCGCCTACCTCCTCTTCGGCGTGCCGGGGTTACCCGCGGAGGGCATTCTGGACGACATCCGGTCCGTTAACGCCATGGGCCTGAAAGTCAGCCTGGCCAGCTACTCGCCCATCCCGGGGACCCCCGACTTCGAGGCGGCGGCGGCGGAATGGCCCGAACTCCGTGACGAGCCGCTGCTCCACAACAACACCCTCACCATGGCCCGCCACGCCGAGGCGTACCGCGAGGCCCGCCGCCTCGCCGACAGCCTCAACGGGGCGCTGCAGCGCGAGAAATAG
- the rho gene encoding transcription termination factor Rho — protein sequence MDPDFPENETEEVAEGGEKTLNIADLKELGIGELTRIAKDLGVMGVSGMRKQELIFQILKAQTEKSGLIFSEGVLEILPDGFGFLRSPDYNYLPGPDDIYVSPSQIRKFDLRTGDTISGQIRPPKEGERYFALIKVEAINFEHPAEARNKIFFDNLTPIYPNAKCKMETAPDNLTGRVLDLLSPIGKGQRGLIVAAPRTGKTMLMQAIANSITTNHPEVYLIVLLIDERPEEVTDMRRSVDGEVISSTFDEPATRHVQVAEMVIEKAKRLVEYQKDVVIVLDSITRLARAYNTIVPPSGKVLSGGIDSNALQRPKRFFGSARNIEEGGSLTIIATALVDTGSRMDDVIFEEFKGTGNMEINLDRKLVERRIFPAIDINKSGTRKEELLIPKDELNRIWVLRKVLNPLSPVEAMELLLDKLRKTASNKDFLESMTRG from the coding sequence ATGGATCCCGATTTTCCCGAGAACGAGACGGAAGAGGTGGCCGAGGGTGGGGAGAAGACCCTCAACATCGCGGACCTGAAGGAACTCGGCATCGGCGAGCTGACCCGCATCGCCAAGGACCTCGGCGTCATGGGCGTGTCCGGCATGCGCAAGCAGGAACTGATCTTCCAGATCCTCAAGGCGCAGACCGAGAAGAGCGGGCTCATCTTCTCCGAGGGCGTCCTGGAGATCCTGCCCGACGGCTTCGGCTTCCTCCGCTCGCCCGACTACAACTACCTGCCCGGCCCCGACGACATCTACGTCTCGCCGTCCCAGATCCGCAAGTTCGACCTGCGGACCGGCGACACCATCTCCGGGCAGATCCGCCCGCCCAAGGAGGGGGAACGCTACTTCGCCCTGATCAAGGTGGAGGCCATCAACTTCGAGCACCCCGCCGAGGCGCGCAACAAGATCTTCTTCGACAACCTCACCCCCATCTACCCCAACGCCAAGTGCAAGATGGAGACGGCGCCGGACAACCTCACCGGCCGGGTGCTGGACCTGCTCTCCCCCATCGGCAAGGGCCAGCGCGGCCTGATCGTCGCGGCCCCCCGCACCGGCAAGACCATGCTGATGCAGGCCATCGCCAACTCCATCACCACCAACCACCCGGAAGTCTACCTCATCGTGCTGCTCATCGACGAGCGCCCGGAGGAAGTCACCGACATGCGGCGCTCCGTTGACGGCGAGGTCATCAGCTCCACCTTCGACGAGCCCGCCACCCGGCACGTGCAGGTGGCCGAGATGGTCATCGAGAAGGCCAAGCGCCTCGTGGAGTACCAGAAGGACGTGGTGATCGTGCTGGACTCCATCACCCGCCTGGCCCGCGCCTACAACACCATCGTCCCGCCCAGCGGCAAGGTCCTCTCCGGCGGCATCGACTCCAACGCCCTGCAGCGCCCCAAGCGCTTCTTCGGCTCCGCCCGCAACATCGAGGAGGGCGGCTCCCTCACCATCATCGCCACCGCCCTGGTGGACACCGGCAGCCGCATGGACGACGTCATCTTCGAAGAGTTCAAGGGCACCGGCAACATGGAGATCAACCTGGACCGCAAGCTGGTGGAACGCCGCATCTTCCCCGCCATCGACATCAACAAGTCGGGCACCCGCAAGGAAGAGCTGCTCATCCCCAAGGACGAACTGAACCGGATCTGGGTCCTGCGCAAGGTCTTGAACCCGCTCTCCCCCGTGGAAGCCATGGAACTGCTCCTGGACAAGCTCCGCAAGACCGCCAGCAACAAGGACTTCCTCGAGTCCATGACCCGGGGTTGA